A window of the Juglans microcarpa x Juglans regia isolate MS1-56 chromosome 5D, Jm3101_v1.0, whole genome shotgun sequence genome harbors these coding sequences:
- the LOC121265190 gene encoding probable mediator of RNA polymerase II transcription subunit 26b: protein MAKKPGSLEYWRNYFRTANSDIFDIIDHAIMVAASDCPKEFRLRRDRIAERLFSCRLTRCSGCDRVELAVPGGEEEEEDDDGGGCKSSGFDRGRCEFEAGGSKESKVNSSRDDQGEMNMKPVGTYSYGDAEALTDEIEEESQIVEEVLRIKEILYNSEEEPDSVLFESLRKLQLMVLTVDILKATEIGKAVNRLRKHASKQIRHIARTLIVGWKDMVDEWVSATTTIAGAEGTSDSVNPSVVDEEEGLPSPPLDEGVFFATQPTSMELSQFFDGMDDDGNPRDSGEFSKNRDNGRKPAQECQNSTKQKLQVPNVVNVLAKDNKSHQVKKQEVFLKPSKPSNTDYGPGRPLKPSTEQMVNNETKYKQKSDKVAIQKRPAGDQQDKFKCSDEVAVQVKLEATKRKLQERYQQAENAKRQRTIQVMELHDLPKQGLGHRNPHVKPGNHNRHWAHGRH from the exons ATGGCGAAGAAACCAGGGTCATTGGAATACTGGAGGAATTACTTCCGGACTGCAAATTCGGACATTTTCGACATAATCGACCATGCGATCATGGTAGCGGCTTCGGATTGCCCCAAGGAGTTCAGGTTGCGGAGGGATCGAATCGCCGAGAGGCTCTTCTCGTGCAGATTGACCCGATGTTCGGGTTGCGACCGGGTCGAGTTGGCGGTGCCTGGtggtgaagaagaagaggaagatgatgatggtggaGGTTGTAAGAGCAGTGGGTTTGATAGAGGTAGGTGTGAGTTTGAGGCTGGGGGTAGCAAGGAGAGCAAGGTGAATAGCAGTAGAGATGATCAGGGAGAGATGAACATGAAACCGGTTGGCACTTACAGCTATGGAGATGCTGAGGCATTGACTGATGAGATCGAGGAAGAGTCTCAGATTGTTGAAGAGGTGTTGAGGATCAAAGAGATTCTTTATAACAGTGAAGAAGAG CCTGATTCAGTATTGTTTGAGTCGTTGAGGAAGCTTCAGTTGATGGTTCTGACTGTGGATATTCTGAAG GCAACTGAGATTGGAAAGGCTGTCAATAGGCTTAGGAAGCATGCATCAAAGCAGATTCGTCACATTGCACGGACTCTTATTGT CGGTTGGAAAGACATGGTTGATGAGTGGGTCAGTGCTACGACGACTATTGCAG GTGCAGAAGGTACCTCAGATTCTGTAAATCCATCTGTAGTTGATGAAGAAGAGGGGCTTCCATCTCCTCCACTGGATGAAGGAGTTTTCTTTGCTACTCAACCCACTTCAATGGAGCTCTCTCAG ttctttgatgGCATGGATGATGATGGAA ATCCTCGAGACAGTGGGGAATTCAGCAAGAACCGTGATAATGGAAGAAAACCAGCACAAGAGTGTCAAAATAGTACAAAGCAGAAACTGCAGGTGCCCAATGTGGTGAATGTGCTGGCAAAGGACAACAAAAGTCATCAAGTGAAGAAACAGGAAGTCTTCCTGAAGCCAAGTAAGCCATCAAACACTGATTATGGGCCTGGAAGACCTCTCAAACCAAGTACAGAACAAATGGTCAATAATGAGACAAAATACAAGCAAAAATCTGACAAGGTTGCTATACAGAAGAGGCCAGCGGGTGATCAGCAAGAT AAATTCAAGTGTTCAGACGAGGTTGCAGTCCAAGTGAAACTTGAAGCTACAAAGAGGAAACTTCAGGAGCGTTACCAACAAGCTGAGAATG CTAAGAGGCAGCGCACGATACAGGTTATGGAGTTGCATGATCTCCCCAAGCAGGGGCTTGGCCATAGAAATCCTCATGTAAAACCCGGGAACCATAATCGGCATTGGGCACATGGACGGCACTAG
- the LOC121265191 gene encoding tubulin beta-5 chain, producing the protein MREILHVQGGQCGNQIGSKFWEVVCDEHGIDPTGRYVGTSDLQLERVNVYYNEASCGRFVPRAVLMDLEPGTMDSVRTGPYGQIFRPDNFVFGQSGAGNNWAKGHYTEGAELIDAVLDVVRKEAENCDCLQGFQVCHSLGGGTGSGMGTLLISKVREEYPDRMMLTFSVFPSPKVSDTVVEPYNATLSVHQLVENADECMVLDNEALYDICFRTLKLTTPSFGDLNHLISATMSGVTCCLRFPGQLNSDLRKLAVNLIPFPRLHFFMVGFAPLTSRGSQQYRALTVPELTQQMWDAKNMMCAADPRHGRYLTASAMFRGKMSTKEVDEQMINVQNKNSSYFVEWIPNNVKSSVCDIPPRGLSMASTFIGNSTSIQEMFRRVSEQFTAMFRRKAFLHWYTGEGMDEMEFTEAESNMNDLVSEYQQYQDATADEEGEYEEEEEEGIEQM; encoded by the exons atgagagagatccTTCATGTTCAGGGTGGACAGTGCGGGAACCAGATTGGTTCCAAGTTCTGGGAAGTTGTTTGTGATGAGCATGGGATTGATCCAACAGGAAGGTACGTTGGGACCTCAGATCTGCAGCTGGAGCGTGTCAATGTCTACTATAATGAAGCTTCTTGTGGCCGATTTGTTCCCCGAGCTGTGCTCATGGATTTGGAGCCTGGCACTATGGACAGTGTTCGCACTGGTCCATATGGCCAGATCTTCCGTCCTGATAACTTTGTTTTTGGACAATCTGGTGCTGGAAACAATTGGGCCAAGGGGCACTATACTGAGGGTGCGGAGCTTATTGATGCTGTTCTTGATGTTGTGAGAAAGGAAGCCGAGAACTGTGACTGTCTTCAAG GTTTTCAAGTGTGCCATTCCTTGGGAGGAGGAACCGGTTCTGGAATGGGTACCTTGCTTATCTCAAAAGTTCGGGAGGAGTACCCTGACAGGATGATGCTTACATTCTCTGTGTTCCCATCACCAAAGGTTTCAGATACAGTAGTTGAGCCATACAATGCTACACTTTCTGTTCATCAGCTTGTTGAGAATGCAGATGAATGTATGGTGCTGGATAATGAGGCTTTATATGATATCTGCTTCCGGACTCTTAAATTGACTACTCCTAGCT TTGGTGACCTGAACCACTTGATCTCTGCAACCATGAGTGGGGTTACTTGCTGCCTCAGGTTCCCTGGTCAACTAAACTCTGACCTCCGAAAACTTGCTGTAAATCTGATTCCCTTCCCTCGTCTCCACTTTTTCATggttgggtttgctcctttgaCCTCCCGTGGGTCCCAGCAGTATCGTGCCCTAACTGTACCAGAACTGACCCAACAAATGTGGGATGCCAAGAATATGATGTGCGCAGCTGACCCAAGGCATGGGCGCTACCTGACCGCCTCTGCCATGTTTAGGGGCAAGATGAGCACCAAGGAAGTGGATGAGCAAATGATTAATGTTCAGAATAAGAACTCTTCCTACTTTGTGGAGTGGATTCCAAACAATGTGAAATCAAGCGTGTGTGACATTCCACCCAGGGGACTTTCCATGGCATCCACCTTCATTGGCAATTCAACTTCCATCCAAGAAATGTTCAGGAGAGTCAGTGAACAGTTTACTGCCATGTTCAGGAGGAAGGCTTTCTTGCACTGGTATACTGGTGAAGGAATGGATGAAATGGAATTCACTGAAGCTGAGAGCAATATGAATGATCTTGTGTCGGAGTATCAGCAGTACCAGGATGCCACTGCTGATGAGGAAGGGGAgtatgaggaggaggaggaagaaggaaTAGAGCAGATGTGA